From a region of the Procambarus clarkii isolate CNS0578487 chromosome 2, FALCON_Pclarkii_2.0, whole genome shotgun sequence genome:
- the LOC138367337 gene encoding zinc finger protein 85-like produces the protein MSIVANSPLSQHGTHSGEKPYKCPECGKKFSQLGNMKSHMLVHSGEKPHKCPECGKVFTRLEHMKTHMLVHSGEKRHKCPGCGKRFRQLENMKKHMLMQSCEKPHKCAECGKRFNQLGHMKNHMLVHSGEKRHKCPGCGKRFRQLENMKKHMLMQSREKPHKCAECGKRFNQLGHMKNHMFVHSGEKPHKCPECGKRFNQLGNMKSHMLVHLGEKPHKCPECEKRFRHLGSMMTHRMMHIDKRPFECDECGKRFRDRKSIIRHMLVHTEERPFECDKCGRLFKSREDIKAHMLVHLNDKPS, from the exons ATGAGCATCGTCGCCAACTCGCCATTATCACAACACGGGACG cattcgggtgaaaaaccttataagtgtccagagtgtgggaagaagttCAGTCAGCTTGGGaatatgaagtctcacatgttagtgcattcgggtgaaaaacctcataagtgtccagagtgtgggaaggtattcactcgtcttgaacatatgaagactcacatgttagtgcattcgggtgaaaaacgtcATAAATGTCCagggtgtgggaagaggttcaggcaACTTGAAAATATGAAGAAACACATGTTAATGCAATcgtgtgaaaaacctcataagtgtgcagagtgtgggaagaggttcaatcagcttggacatatgaagaatcacatgttagtgcattcgggtgaaaaacgtcATAAATGTCCagggtgtgggaagaggttcaggcaACTTGAAAATATGAAGAAACACATGTTAATGCAATcgcgtgaaaaacctcataagtgtgcagagtgtgggaagaggttcaatcagcttggacatatgaagaatcACATGTTTGTGCactcgggtgaaaaacctcataagtgtccagagtgtgggaagaggttcaatcagcttggaaatatgaagtctcacatgttagtgcatttgggtgaaaaacctcataagtgtccagagtgtgagaaGAGGTTCAGACACCTTGGAAGCATGatgactcacaggatgatgcACATTGATAAAAGACCTTTTGAGTGTGATGAGTGTGGCAAAAGGTTTAGAGATCGTAAATCTATAATacgtcacatgttagtacatacaGAAGAAAGGCCTTTCGAGTGTGATAAATGTGGCAGATTATTTAAGTCACGTGAAGATATAAAagcacacatgttagtgcatttgaaTGATAAaccttcatga